In the genome of Prosthecobacter dejongeii, one region contains:
- a CDS encoding FG-GAP repeat domain-containing protein: protein MMRFQVFFLSLSLSATLQAQVTPQFREQEIDDKVGIGYGLALADVDGDGKTDILLADKDIIAWYQNPTWTKHVIAEKLTEKDHVCIAARDTDGDGKAEIAVGAQWNPGDTETSGAVFYLQPPADRTQRWKPIQLSHEPTTHRMRWVRNRAGRYDLIVAPLHGRGNKNGAGVGVHILAYHKPEDVTQPWNTTLVHDSMHMTHNFEVVPSPANEAEPLLLGGREGIVRLTPGDAGWKAQWVTKHDTPELLGVGEVRWGAFAGGQPYVAAIEPMHGNQVVIYTPPPEGPKDGLWQRQVLDDTLVDGHALACYDYLGLNNRQIAVGWRAHHKIGTRVGVKLFYTTKEDGSGWQQQLVDDNTMACEDLMGADLDGDRDTDLIAAGRGTKNLKIYWNLRQ, encoded by the coding sequence ATGATGCGATTCCAGGTTTTCTTTTTATCCCTGAGTCTGAGTGCCACTCTCCAGGCGCAAGTGACTCCCCAGTTCCGCGAACAAGAAATCGACGACAAAGTGGGCATCGGCTACGGTCTGGCGCTGGCAGATGTGGATGGCGATGGTAAAACGGACATCCTTTTGGCAGATAAAGACATCATCGCCTGGTACCAAAACCCCACCTGGACGAAGCATGTCATCGCGGAAAAACTGACGGAAAAGGACCATGTCTGCATCGCCGCACGAGATACGGATGGCGATGGCAAAGCCGAAATCGCCGTGGGAGCCCAGTGGAACCCTGGCGATACGGAAACCAGCGGGGCCGTTTTTTACCTGCAACCGCCTGCGGACCGCACCCAACGGTGGAAACCCATCCAGCTCAGTCATGAGCCCACCACCCACCGAATGCGCTGGGTGAGAAACCGCGCAGGCCGCTATGACCTCATCGTGGCCCCGCTGCACGGCCGCGGGAATAAGAATGGTGCAGGCGTGGGAGTCCACATCCTGGCTTACCATAAACCGGAGGATGTGACCCAGCCGTGGAACACGACGCTGGTGCATGACAGCATGCACATGACGCACAACTTTGAGGTGGTGCCCAGCCCTGCCAATGAGGCGGAACCTCTGCTGCTGGGAGGCCGCGAAGGCATCGTGCGCCTGACTCCAGGAGATGCAGGCTGGAAAGCCCAGTGGGTGACCAAGCATGACACGCCGGAACTTCTCGGCGTGGGAGAGGTGCGCTGGGGTGCCTTTGCCGGTGGGCAACCTTACGTGGCGGCGATCGAGCCCATGCATGGCAACCAAGTCGTGATCTACACCCCACCGCCCGAGGGCCCGAAAGATGGCCTGTGGCAGCGCCAAGTGCTGGATGACACCCTGGTGGATGGTCATGCCCTAGCCTGCTATGATTATTTAGGTCTGAACAATCGCCAAATCGCTGTGGGCTGGCGTGCTCACCACAAGATTGGCACTCGGGTAGGCGTGAAACTTTTCTACACGACCAAGGAAGATGGCAGCGGCTGGCAGCAGCAGTTGGTGGATGACAACACCATGGCCTGCGAAGACCTCATGGGAGCCGATTTGGATGGAGACCGGGACACAGACCTCATCGCGGCAGGTCGAGGAACCAAGAATCTCAAGATTTACTGGAATTTACGGCAATAA